GGGTCTCCCAGGCCGGGTAGACGGCGTAGGAGATCATCGCGAGGAGTCCGCCGACGAGCGTCAGCACGATGCGCTCGGTGACGGTCTGGGACCAGTCGTCGCCGGCCATGCCGAGCAGGAAGACGACGTACGCGGCGACGCAGACCTGGCCGACCGCGTAGCCGGTGCGCATCAGCAGGTACATCAGCCAGGCGCAGACCACCGCGAGGAGCGCCGAGAGCCGGGCGTCGGGGGTGGTGGTCTGCACGACGGCGGTGGCCAGCCCGACGCCGACCAGGGTGCCGCCGAAGCGTCCCGCCGCGCGGGCGTACGTCTGCGAGAACTCGGGCCGCATCACCATGACGGCGGTCATCGGGGCCCAGTAGCCGTGGCCGAGCGGCACGGCCTCGCCGACGAAGTACCCGGAGACGGCGACCACCGAGACCCGGACGGCGTGACGCAGGATCGGCGAGCCGTGGTGCAGCTCGCGGCGCATCGAGGCCAGCACCACCGGGACCAGCTTCAGCAGCGTGGGCCGGTGCCGGGTGTCCGGGGCCAGGTCGGTGGGGATGCCGCTGTCGGTCCCGGTGCCCTCCGCGATCTCCAGGACGTCGTCGAGCAGGGCCGCGAGCCGGTCGGCGGCGCGGCGGGCGGGGCCGACGAGGATCACGTCGTTGTCGGGGGTCTTCAGGACGCCCAGGTCGGTGGCGGAGAGATGGACGGGTTCGCCGTGCCGGACGGCCCGCGCGGCGGCGTCCAGGACCGATCCGGCCGCGCCCAGCAGCTCGTTCACCCAGAGCCGCTCGAGGCCGTCGCCCGGCACCCCCATCGCCGGGTCCGCGAGCGAGGCGAGCACCGGGCGCAGCCGCTCGGCGACCCCCCGGGCCCCGTGCAGTTCGGCGGGGCGGCGGCGGGCCTGGCGCGGGGTGACGGCGGCGGCGCTGCGGGCGGTCATCAGGGGCAGCGGGTCGAAGGGGGCGACCGGGTCGTGACGCAGCCGCCGGGCGTAGTCGGCCTCGGCGGCCAGGGCGTCGGCGAGCGCGTCGCGCTGGGCGCCCCATCTGCGGACCGGGAAGAGGACGATGAGCGCCGCCTGGACGAAGCCGCCGACGGCGATCATCCCCGCGTGGGCGGCGGCGTCCACGACCGAGGTGGGCAGGGTGATCGTCACCAGCATGATCGCGACGTTCGACGCGGCGATGATGCCGCCCGTGGGGCCCGCCGCCCAGGCGAGTCCGGCCAGGAAGGTCCAGGCGCCGAGGAGGCAGAGGAAGAGCACGACGTGCGCGCCGCTGACGTATCCGACGAACGTCGAGACGGCGAGGCTCACCCCGGAGACGAGGGCGAGGACGGGGCGGGGCCGCCAGCTGCGCTGGAAGGTGGCGATGGCGGCCTGGAAAGCGCCGAACGCGGAGCTGGCCGCGATCTCCGGCCCGAACAGCACGAGGCTGACCCCGACGACGACGGCGAGGCCGGCCGCACCGCGGAAGGCGATGAGGGGTTCCAGTCTCTGCCGCTCGATCTCCAGCCCCGAGCGGGCGGTCTCCTTCAGCGCCCGGAGCCAGCTCATGGGCCGAGCCTAACCGCAAAGTGCGACAAGCCTGACTTACGCCATGATTTCGCCGTCGGGTCCCCGGCGCGAGCCGCCCCCGCTGCCCGTGCGGGCCCGGTCGGCGGCCTCGGTGCCGTGCGTCCAGCCGTCCAGGTCGGTGACGCCGCGGACCCGGGTGGTCGTGGTCCTCGGGAACATCCGCCCGGCGGCGTCGGAGACCGCGACGTCCCGGGCGGCCAGCACCGGCAGCAGCTCGCCGGCCGGGGCCGCGTCGGCGCCGTCCGCCGCCGTGGCCCGTTCGGCGCCGTCGGCGAGCCGGCGGCCGAGCCGCTGGGCGTACCCCATCCAGAACGCCTGCCGGAAGGTCTTGGTCCGCTTGCGTCCCCCGGCGCGCTGTCCGGCCTCCGCACGGGTCATCGCGGCCGCCCCCTGGACGAGCAGGGAGGTGAACATCAGCTCGACGGCCTCCAGGTCCGGCTCGAAGCCGACGACCGTGGTGAAGCCGAGATCGTCGTTCCACACGGCCCGGCAGCGGTTCGCGGAGGCGACGGCGTCGAGCAGGATCGCCTTGGCGCTCTCGTACGGGGGCTCCACCCCGATCCGGCAGGCGCCCGGCGTCTCGCGGCTGTGGGTCCGGGCGGCGAGGAGGGCCTCGTCGACGCTGTGCCGGGCCATCAGCTCCTGCGCCTTGGTGGTCAGCGCCTCCGCCTCCTCCGGGAAGCCGGTCGCCTCCGCCTTCGCCAGCAGCGCCCGGATCCGGGTGAGCATCCGGGGCTCGTCGGCGGCGGGCGGCCGGTGCAGGTGGTCGGCGGCGGCGCCGGGCGGGGGGCCGGCGGGCTCGATGGCGGGCAGCCGCAGCAGCAGCCGGTACAGCTCCAGCAGGTCACCGGCGTAGCGGAACCGGTCGGGGAGGTTGCGCGGCACGGGTGCGGGCAGCTCGGCGAGCTGCCGGCGCCAGCGGGGCGGCAGCTCCGCGTACCGGGCGGTCTCGGCGGCGATCAGGGTCGCGGCCAGCGCCGCCCGGCGCTCGTCCAGCTCGTGGCGGACGAACCGGACCAGGTCGGCCGGGTGCCAGCCCCGGTCCCATGCCCGGCGCACGAACTCCTCGCCGCGCCGGTGCGCCTCCGCGTCCGCCTCCGGGGCGGCGGCGAGCAGGGAGGCCCCGGTGTCCAGGGCGGCGTCGCCCTCCGCGTAGAGGGCCGCCGCGCACGCCCGGTCGATCACCGATTCCATCCGGCCAAGGGTAGGCGCACCGCTCGCACGGCCCGCACCCGTACGCACGGGCCCGCACCGCCGCGCGCACGGCCCGCACCGCCCGCACCGCCCGCACGGCCCGCGACCACCGCGCAAGACCCGCCCGCACGGCCGTCTACGGCAGCAGCACCAGCTTGCCGCGGACGTGGCCGCCCTCGCTCAGGGCGTGGGCGCTCGCGGCGTCGGCGAGCGGGAAGACCTGGGCGATCTCCACGCGCAGCTCGCCGGCCTCCGCCCGCCGGGCGTTCTCCCCGAGGCGGGCGGCCGAGGGTCCGCCGCCGCCGGAGGAGAAGGCGACGCCCAGTTCGGCGGCGTCCCCGTCCGCGATGGTGACGATCCGGTCCGTGGTGCCGCCGCGCAGTTCGATGGAGGCGGGCAGCGCGCCGCGCCCCGACGCGTCGAACACCGCGTCCACGCCCTCCGGGGCCAGCTCGCGCACCCGCTCGACCAGCCCGTCCCCGTACGCCACCGGGACCGCGCCCAGCACCCGCAGATAGTCGTGGTTGGCCGGGGACGCGGTGCCGATGACGGTCGCGCCGCGGGCCGCCGCGAGCTGTACGGCGACGGAGCCGACGCCGCCGCCCGCCCCGTGCAGGAGCAGCGTCTCGCCCTCGGCCAGCGCCAGTTCGTCCAGCACCCGGGAGGCGGTGTCGGTCGCGACGGGCAGCGCGGCGGCCTCCTCCCAGGACAGCCCGTCCGGCTTGCGCGCGAGGGAGGCGGCCTCGGCCAGCGCCTCGGTGGCGTAGGAGCCGGTGGCGCTCCAGCCGAGGACCTCGTCACCGGGGGCGAGATCCGTGACGCCCTCCCCCGCCTCCAGGACCACCCCGGCGAACTCGGCTCCGGGCGTGGCGGGCAGCGGGGTGGGGAACGCGTCCTCCATCCAGCCGTTCCGGATCTTGTGGTCGAGCGGGTTCACGCCGGCCGCGCGCACGGCGACCCGGACCTGGCCGGGGCCGGGACGCGGCGGATCGCGACGCTCCAGGTGCAGGACGCCGGGGCCGCCGAACTCCTCGTACACGATCGCTTCCATGGGGCGATCCTCACGGCTGCGGCGGCGGGCGGCCAGTCGGGGACCGCCTCCGGGGCACTGTCAGTGGCGGGTGCCAGACTCGCACCCATGACCGAACGGTGGGCGGTGGCGGCTGCGGACGGGGGCGGGGCGCTGCTCGCGCCGCTGGCCCGCGACGGCACGCCCGCCGGGCCGGTCCTCGCCGAGCCCGACCTCGTCGAGGCGGTCCGCTCCCGGCCCGACGTGGTCCGCTGGGTGTGGCGGTCGACCGCCGAGATCCACCCCCGGCTGCTGGCCGCCGGGGTCCGGGTGGAGCGGTGCTACGACATCGAGTGCGCCGAGCTGCTGCTGCTCGGGCACGCCGGGCGGCTCGGCGAGCCCCGTTCCGCCGCCGCCGCGCTGGCCCGGCTGGACAACGCGCCGGTGCCGCCGGACCCGCCCGCCCGGTCCGCCGAACCGGGCGCGCAGTCCTCCCTCTTCGAGCCGCCGTCCGGTCCCGGGGTGCCGTTCGAGGGGCTCCTGCGGGTCTACGCGGACCAGATGCGCCGGCACGACGCGGCGGAGCACCCGGACCGGATGCGGCTGCTGACCGCGTCGGAGTCGGCGGGGATGCTCGTGGCCGCCGAGATGCACCGGGCCGGGCTGCCCTGGCGCGCCGACGTCCACCGGGAGCTGCTGAACGGACTGCTGGGCGAGCGGTACGCGGGCGGCGGCGAGCCCCGCAGGCTCGCCGAGCTGGCGGACGAGGTGTCGGCGGCGTTCGGCCGGCGGGTCCGCCCCGACCTGCCCGCCGATGTGGTGAAGGCGTTCGCGCAGGCGGGGATACCGGTGAAGTCGACCCGGC
The nucleotide sequence above comes from Streptomyces sp. NBC_01116. Encoded proteins:
- a CDS encoding FUSC family protein, with protein sequence MSWLRALKETARSGLEIERQRLEPLIAFRGAAGLAVVVGVSLVLFGPEIAASSAFGAFQAAIATFQRSWRPRPVLALVSGVSLAVSTFVGYVSGAHVVLFLCLLGAWTFLAGLAWAAGPTGGIIAASNVAIMLVTITLPTSVVDAAAHAGMIAVGGFVQAALIVLFPVRRWGAQRDALADALAAEADYARRLRHDPVAPFDPLPLMTARSAAAVTPRQARRRPAELHGARGVAERLRPVLASLADPAMGVPGDGLERLWVNELLGAAGSVLDAAARAVRHGEPVHLSATDLGVLKTPDNDVILVGPARRAADRLAALLDDVLEIAEGTGTDSGIPTDLAPDTRHRPTLLKLVPVVLASMRRELHHGSPILRHAVRVSVVAVSGYFVGEAVPLGHGYWAPMTAVMVMRPEFSQTYARAAGRFGGTLVGVGLATAVVQTTTPDARLSALLAVVCAWLMYLLMRTGYAVGQVCVAAYVVFLLGMAGDDWSQTVTERIVLTLVGGLLAMISYAVYPAWETPRLRNRLAEWLVADGRYAATVVDRYADPADRDAEDVREALIATREARVAWQEALATAQHEPVRHRGISRAAATDAQHALAQLGRSAMVLEAHLPARSADPVPGAAQLAEALRRATEKGARAVRERRLPDWQPVVDAVAHWDMPTPTDDGTTPIGDPVVRRGAALLLDALEEFTRALDERGGSTRVSSTLAEG
- a CDS encoding DUF2786 domain-containing protein, whose translation is MESVIDRACAAALYAEGDAALDTGASLLAAAPEADAEAHRRGEEFVRRAWDRGWHPADLVRFVRHELDERRAALAATLIAAETARYAELPPRWRRQLAELPAPVPRNLPDRFRYAGDLLELYRLLLRLPAIEPAGPPPGAAADHLHRPPAADEPRMLTRIRALLAKAEATGFPEEAEALTTKAQELMARHSVDEALLAARTHSRETPGACRIGVEPPYESAKAILLDAVASANRCRAVWNDDLGFTTVVGFEPDLEAVELMFTSLLVQGAAAMTRAEAGQRAGGRKRTKTFRQAFWMGYAQRLGRRLADGAERATAADGADAAPAGELLPVLAARDVAVSDAAGRMFPRTTTTRVRGVTDLDGWTHGTEAADRARTGSGGGSRRGPDGEIMA
- a CDS encoding NADP-dependent oxidoreductase, which translates into the protein MEAIVYEEFGGPGVLHLERRDPPRPGPGQVRVAVRAAGVNPLDHKIRNGWMEDAFPTPLPATPGAEFAGVVLEAGEGVTDLAPGDEVLGWSATGSYATEALAEAASLARKPDGLSWEEAAALPVATDTASRVLDELALAEGETLLLHGAGGGVGSVAVQLAAARGATVIGTASPANHDYLRVLGAVPVAYGDGLVERVRELAPEGVDAVFDASGRGALPASIELRGGTTDRIVTIADGDAAELGVAFSSGGGGPSAARLGENARRAEAGELRVEIAQVFPLADAASAHALSEGGHVRGKLVLLP